The genomic region GAATTTGCCGATCGATCGCCAAGAACGAGGCGATCGCCTCCTAGTCTCCTTCGTCGATCTCACTAAATCTAAACTTTAAACTCTAAACTTTAAACTCTAAACTTTAAACTTTAAAATTCCCCGGATGCATATTTTAACCATTCACAATAACTATCAAATTCGCGGCGGCGAGGAAGTCTCCCGGGAAGCCGAGGAACGGCTATTGCGCGAACGGGGTCATCAGGTCGAAAGTTATGAAGACGATAATGCCCGTCTGAGTGAGTTAGGGGCGATCGATGTGGCGACGCGCACCCTGTGGTCGCGAGAAGCTTACCAGCAGGTGAAACAAAAACTGCAAGCGGGATCTTACGATCTCGTCCACGTCCAGAACTTTTTTCCTTTAATCTCGCCGTCGGTCTATTACGCGGCCCAGGAATGTGGGGTTCCGGTGGTGCAGACATTGCGGAATTACCGCTTGTTATGTCCGAATGCTTTATTTTTCCGGGACGGACGGGTATGTGAGGACTGTTTGGGAAAAGCAATTCCCTGGCCCGGGGTGGTTCACCGTTGCTACCGCCAAAACCGTTCGGCGAGTGCGACGACGGCGGCGATGTTGGTGGTGCATCGGGGATTGCAAACTTGGGAGAAGAAAGTAGACCGTTATATTGCACTGACGGAGTTTGCGCGGCAAAAGTTTATTGAGGGGGGGCTTTCGGCGGAGAAGATTGTGGTTAAGCCGAATTTTGTGGCGCCGGATCCCGGTCCGGGGTCGGGGAGTGGGGGTTACGCGCTTTATGTGGGGCGTTTGTCGGTGGAGAAGGGGTTGGATGTGTTGTTGGCGGCGTGGGAACGGTTGGCGGGGAAGGTTCGGTTAAAGATTGTCGGGGATGGGCCGTGGGGCGATCGCGTGGCGGCGGCGGCGGCGAAGATGCCGGAGGTGGAATGGTTGGGGCGCCAACCGATGGAGGAGGTTCATCGTTTGATGGGGGAGGCGATGGTGTTGGTGTTTCCGTCGAAGTGGTACGAAACGTTCGGACGGGTGGCAGTGGAGGCATTTGCGAAGGGGACTCCGGCGATCGCGGCGAATTTAGGGGCGATCGCCGAATTAGTCGAGGACGGACGCACCGGGATTCGCTTTCAGCCGAGCGATCCGGTGGATTTAGCCGCTAAAGTGGAATGGATCTTGAACCATCCCGAACCATTGGCCGCAATGCGTCGCCATGCGAGAGCGGAATATCTGGCAAAATATACCCCCGATCGCAATTACGAGCAGTTAATGGCGATTTACGAGGGAGTACGTCGTCGTTAACGCTTCTCGCTCGTCCTCATTGTTGGTTTCGCAGTCAATGGGAGTCGGGGAGGGGCGATCGTCGGATCGATAACAATGGATTCGTCACAATGGATTCGTCACAATGGATTCAGATGCGGAATTTTCTAAGCGACATAAAGGATATATCCAACTTTCCGAGTTAACTTTAATTGCGTTTAGCAGTACCTTTTTTTCGCGGGTTCTCACCCTTTTTAAAATCCCTTCAATTATCAATTTAGCTCATTTGGGGATTATTCCCTTTGTCTTTGGGCTGGCAATCTTAAAAAGTAGGGTAAAAGATCGGAAGCAAATTAAAATATTTGAAGAATTTTTAATTGCCTTATTTATTTTTTTAATTGTTAACTTTGCCAGCGCTTTACTCAACGATGCTGGTATTATCAATGCTGTCGTTAACTTTCTATTCTTTTGCGAACATTTTCTGACTTTGGCTTTAATTATTTATTTACCTTTAACCCCAGAAAAATTTAAGTTTTTTAGAGCATTTATTATCGGTTCTTCATTCACCAATACGATTTTTGCTTATACGCAACACTACGTTTTAAGGCTGCATTTAAGAAAAGGACTTGAAGATAATATCAAAGGCGTTTTTATTGGGGGTGGAGCCGGACACGTGGTCGGTGCTTCCGTAGCACTCACTTTTGGAATTTACTATTTTGCCAATGCCAAACAGATCCCCATCTGGATTAGAGTTGTCATTGTGTTGGCGACTTTTTGGCATATGAATATGGCGGACGCCAAACAAGTTCTACTCGTCTTTTTAGTTGCTGGCGTTCTTTTACTGATTACCAAATTGAACAATATCGTCGATGCAATTAAGTATTTAGGTGGCGCTGTATTTCTGGGTTTTGCTTTATATTGGGCGATCCAAAATGTGCCTGCTTTTGAAGCCTTTAATACCTGGGCAAGACCGGAAATTTACGGTCCGGAAGGAGAAGCGACCTTATTAAAAACGGCAACATTTCGTTTGGTTCCCAATTACTATACAACCCCTTTACATCCTTTTCTAGGCGTCGGTCCGGGTCATACGGTGGGACGGTTGGGTGGTTGGATGTTGCGCGAGTACGAATCAATTTTAAGTCCCTTGGGGTCTACCATTCATCCCGCCTCGATCGCGGTGTGGACGGCGGTCGGCGAAAGTTGGTTGGGGGACCAGTCAAGTATGTTTTCTCCCCTGTTTGGTTGGGCGGGAATTTGGGGCGATCTCGGTTTACTCGGTTTATTTTCTTTTCTCGGAATTTGGGCGGTGGTCTGGTTTCGCCTCTGTTTTGACGATGTATCTAGATTTTTTGTTCTCACGGTTTTGGTCTTCGGTTTGATTTTTACGCAGATGGAAGAACCGGGATATATGAATTATGTGGCGAGTTTGATTGCCCTACGTTGGCAAGAAAAAAATGTCAAACGACTGTATCCCGATGCACCGCAATGGCAAGTCTCCCATCGGAAGCACCGTAAATCAATTAAAGCCTGGATAAAATACTTTTTATTGCTCGACTGAAAAACAGTCAAGCTTTTCTGTATTTGAGATAAAAAAGTCCGGCAGTAGAGATGGCGATCGCCCCGACTGAAATCGCCACTTTGCGATCGGAAAATGAATATAACAATGAATGTAAAACGGGTTCGACCGATCCGGGAGTTCCGACATAAAGCGGGATGAATCTCGCGCTTCCACGAGGGGGAAGTTGTCCGTCCGTGAGGGTTTTGGTGACGCCGTTGCGGGTTTCCCGGACGAAGGTGGTGTAGCGGGTTCCTCCGTGATGGGATTCGGCGATGACGACGGATAAATCGGACTCTCGATTGATAAAAGCGGCTTGGTCTGGGGGAATATCTCCGGAACCGGGATAAATCAGTCCGCCGAGAACTTCGGTTTTGCCACCATTGAGGGTTTGAATAATGTTTCCTTCGTCTTCGGTTTTCAGTCCCAAGATCCACAGGTCGCTACCGTCGTTAATAATTTTGGTGACGTCACCTTCGGGATTCAATTGTCGGGCCCATACTTGCTGATTTTTAAAAATCCAGTCGGAGGCGACCATATCTTTAATAAATAGTTTGCCCGATCCACTGTTGCGATAGGCTTTAGCGGAACCGACGGCAATATTTTTTAAGACTAAAGTGCGCGAACTGGCGTGTTCGACCCAGTGAAAGTTACGACCGCCATAATTTCCCCAAAATCGTTCTAAAATTACGCTTTTCGAGGGGCCATCTTGCAGGCGAAATACCGGATTTTCGGTGCCGTTGAGGGGTTCGCTGACGGTAATGGTGGATTCTAATAGGTTGAGGCGCTCTAAATTTCCGCGCAGTTCGATGGTGTTGCTGATGATATATTTACCGTTGGGAAAATACACGATCGCCGCCCCACTATCGATCGCCTCTTGGATGGCGGCGGTGTCGTCGCGATCGTCGTTTCCGTCGGCGCCGAAGTTGGCGACGCTGACCCACTGTTCTACTGGGGGGGAATCGGTTTCGGGAGGGGCTTCGATCGCCAAATTGAGCGAACTTCCCGTGGAGGGAAACAAGCTATAAATTCCGTGAGAGCTATATTCGTCAACGCGATCGCCTGCAATGACTTCGCCGCTATTGGCGATCGCCGATCGATAGCCGGAAGTGCGTATATTACGGGCATACAGCACCCCTTCGTCGTTGGCGATCGCGGAAACGTCCGGCGAACCGCCTTCAAGCTGACTGTCGAGAACTACGACTAAACCGCGTCCGTCTACATTGCGAATCGCCGGAACCCGATTGCGACTGGTCAAACCGCGAATACTCAGTAAATTTGCCCGATTCTCAATCCCGACGAGGCGCTGATCTTCCACGTGCAGGTTTTCAAAAACCATGCCAAATTCGGGAAAGGTCACCAGGACGGCGCGATCGAACCCGAAGATCGCAACATCTTCGATCGTTCCCGGTCCGGGCCAGGGTAAGGTTAAGGCAATTCCG from Oxynema aestuarii AP17 harbors:
- a CDS encoding glycosyltransferase, which gives rise to MHILTIHNNYQIRGGEEVSREAEERLLRERGHQVESYEDDNARLSELGAIDVATRTLWSREAYQQVKQKLQAGSYDLVHVQNFFPLISPSVYYAAQECGVPVVQTLRNYRLLCPNALFFRDGRVCEDCLGKAIPWPGVVHRCYRQNRSASATTAAMLVVHRGLQTWEKKVDRYIALTEFARQKFIEGGLSAEKIVVKPNFVAPDPGPGSGSGGYALYVGRLSVEKGLDVLLAAWERLAGKVRLKIVGDGPWGDRVAAAAAKMPEVEWLGRQPMEEVHRLMGEAMVLVFPSKWYETFGRVAVEAFAKGTPAIAANLGAIAELVEDGRTGIRFQPSDPVDLAAKVEWILNHPEPLAAMRRHARAEYLAKYTPDRNYEQLMAIYEGVRRR
- a CDS encoding glycoside hydrolase family 55 protein — protein: MMYSLWRRAGVAIAIAVSAGIGWGVTLDRDDRAIAAPLPADAAVTNVRDYGAKGDGVSDDTAAIQTALEEGNRFLYFPDGTYLVCDTLTIAQTGKRYFFEGESRDRAIVRLKDNCPGFDNPEAPKPVIQTKGPAGQAFRNSLFDLTVDVGRGNPGAIAIEYLNNNQGTIRNVTVRSSDPQKYGFAGIALTLPWPGPGTIEDVAIFGFDRAVLVTFPEFGMVFENLHVEDQRLVGIENRANLLSIRGLTSRNRVPAIRNVDGRGLVVVLDSQLEGGSPDVSAIANDEGVLYARNIRTSGYRSAIANSGEVIAGDRVDEYSSHGIYSLFPSTGSSLNLAIEAPPETDSPPVEQWVSVANFGADGNDDRDDTAAIQEAIDSGAAIVYFPNGKYIISNTIELRGNLERLNLLESTITVSEPLNGTENPVFRLQDGPSKSVILERFWGNYGGRNFHWVEHASSRTLVLKNIAVGSAKAYRNSGSGKLFIKDMVASDWIFKNQQVWARQLNPEGDVTKIINDGSDLWILGLKTEDEGNIIQTLNGGKTEVLGGLIYPGSGDIPPDQAAFINRESDLSVVIAESHHGGTRYTTFVRETRNGVTKTLTDGQLPPRGSARFIPLYVGTPGSVEPVLHSLLYSFSDRKVAISVGAIAISTAGLFYLKYRKA